The following are encoded in a window of Alphaproteobacteria bacterium LSUCC0719 genomic DNA:
- a CDS encoding cytochrome-c peroxidase: MAGPAVASPFPEPLTDSDYHSFSPARAKIGQLLFYDKILSGNRNISCGTCHHHRFGGADGLSLGIGEGGVGVGPERHPGTGESRIKKRVPRNASALWNLGAKAFTVLFHDGRLAIADDFDNGFNTPAEEWLPHGLETVLGTQAIFPMTAQFEMAGNPKENEVAGALHDRIDAVWPILAKRVRVIPEYGEMFVETFDTVDRPEDVTISHIGEALAAFIALEFRSNDSPFDAFLAGDEMALTARQRQGAVLFYGKAGCADCHSGPLLTDQKFHALAMPPFGPGRTRRFDPYTRDVGRMGETDDLADAYRFRTPSLRNVALTAPYGHNGAYPTLEGVIRHHLDPVGALGRWRPEMANLPDAPWLEAIDFVVWQDRLEMDRLKRRVDITPRRLTDGEVAALVDFMDALTGQTARALPLGIPASVPSGLPVDR; this comes from the coding sequence ATGGCCGGGCCCGCGGTGGCATCGCCCTTTCCCGAGCCGTTGACCGATTCCGACTATCATAGCTTTTCGCCGGCCCGCGCCAAGATCGGACAGCTGTTATTCTATGACAAGATTCTGTCTGGCAACCGCAATATTTCCTGCGGCACCTGCCACCACCATCGTTTTGGTGGTGCCGACGGCCTGTCGCTTGGCATCGGAGAGGGGGGAGTCGGGGTCGGTCCGGAACGTCATCCCGGCACCGGTGAGTCACGGATCAAGAAACGGGTTCCGCGAAATGCCAGCGCGTTGTGGAATCTTGGCGCAAAGGCCTTCACCGTGCTGTTCCATGACGGGCGTCTGGCGATTGCCGATGATTTTGACAATGGCTTCAACACACCAGCCGAGGAATGGCTGCCACATGGTCTGGAAACGGTGTTGGGAACGCAGGCCATTTTTCCCATGACGGCGCAGTTTGAAATGGCCGGCAACCCGAAGGAAAACGAGGTCGCCGGCGCGCTGCATGACCGGATCGATGCCGTTTGGCCGATCCTGGCCAAGCGGGTCCGGGTGATCCCCGAATATGGCGAGATGTTTGTCGAGACATTCGATACTGTGGATCGTCCGGAAGATGTCACGATCAGCCATATAGGCGAGGCGCTGGCGGCCTTTATCGCGCTGGAATTCAGGTCGAACGACTCGCCCTTCGATGCGTTTCTCGCCGGTGACGAGATGGCGCTGACGGCCCGCCAGCGCCAGGGTGCGGTGCTGTTCTATGGCAAGGCGGGATGCGCCGACTGTCACAGCGGCCCGTTGCTGACCGACCAGAAGTTCCACGCCTTGGCGATGCCGCCGTTCGGGCCCGGCAGAACGCGCCGCTTCGACCCCTACACCCGCGATGTCGGACGAATGGGAGAAACCGATGATCTGGCGGATGCCTACCGGTTCCGTACGCCGTCACTTCGCAATGTCGCTTTGACCGCCCCCTATGGCCACAATGGTGCCTATCCAACGCTCGAGGGCGTGATCAGGCATCATCTGGACCCCGTTGGCGCGCTTGGACGCTGGCGTCCGGAAATGGCCAATCTTCCAGATGCGCCCTGGCTTGAAGCCATTGATTTTGTGGTCTGGCAGGACCGGCTGGAGATGGACCGGTTGAAACGCCGTGTCGATATTACACCACGCCGACTGACTGACGGCGAGGTCGCGGCGCTTGTCGATTTCATGGATGCGCTGACCGGGCAGACAGCGCGCGCCCTTCCGCTGGGTATTCCCGCCAGCGTGCCGTCCGGCCTGCCGGTCGACAGGTGA
- a CDS encoding tetratricopeptide repeat protein, which yields MRQRTARLFVLLIIARLCLGSMPAAAEIEHARDLMETNRFDEAMRELWPAARSGNADAEELIGVMYAMGLGVEQDYTRAFEWYLRSAMKGHPGAQSGVGWYYEVGLGMPQPDLVRAYMWYVLSAIGGDPDAAISQEEVIKKMTPEQIEKAHELIDDYRVWLYPFR from the coding sequence ATGAGACAACGCACCGCTCGCCTTTTCGTTCTTCTGATCATTGCCAGACTGTGTCTTGGCAGCATGCCGGCCGCCGCCGAGATTGAACATGCGCGCGATCTGATGGAGACCAACCGCTTTGACGAGGCGATGCGGGAATTGTGGCCGGCGGCGCGGTCCGGCAACGCCGACGCCGAAGAACTGATCGGCGTCATGTATGCGATGGGGCTTGGCGTTGAACAGGACTATACCCGCGCCTTTGAATGGTATCTGCGCTCGGCCATGAAGGGCCATCCCGGCGCGCAGTCCGGTGTTGGATGGTACTATGAGGTCGGCCTTGGAATGCCGCAACCCGACCTTGTGCGGGCCTATATGTGGTATGTGCTGTCGGCCATCGGCGGCGATCCCGACGCCGCGATCAGCCAGGAAGAAGTCATCAAGAAAATGACGCCGGAGCAAATTGAGAAAGCGCATGAGCTGATCGATGATTACCGGGTATGGCTCTATCCATTCAGATAG
- a CDS encoding TRAP transporter large permease — protein MLIWFLPVFLIFLLLGLPVFFALLAAPGMLLWLNGQERDITLLYRNVYNGMDSFPLMAIPFFMLAGELMNRGGITARLVEFAQAMMGHFRGGLAHVNVLSSMLFAGLSGSAVADTSAIGSMLIPAMEKQGYTRRFSAAITAASSVIGPIIPPSGIMIIYAYVMGESVAALFLAGIVPGILVGVGLMVVVSWMADRYDFPVATRRYSWPERGKASLKAFFPLMTPVIILGGILGGIFTPTEAAAVAVGYAIFIGLFIMKTLRLADLPEVLARAATTSAVVLLLVGAAMAFKTVVSLSHAPETLAAIILSITDNPLMLLFLINILLFIVGMFLDAGPAIIILGPILGPIFVSMGIDPVHFAIIMSVNLTVGLATPPMGLVLFVASSVSGERVETIARAIIPFLLVEIATIFLITYVPAISMTIPRLTGFVD, from the coding sequence ATGCTGATCTGGTTTTTGCCTGTATTCCTGATTTTCCTGCTTCTTGGGTTGCCGGTGTTCTTCGCCCTGCTTGCCGCGCCCGGCATGCTGCTGTGGCTGAATGGGCAGGAGCGCGATATCACGCTCCTCTATCGCAATGTCTATAACGGGATGGACAGCTTCCCGCTGATGGCGATCCCGTTCTTCATGCTGGCTGGCGAACTGATGAACCGGGGGGGGATCACCGCGCGTCTGGTGGAATTCGCACAGGCGATGATGGGGCATTTCCGTGGCGGTCTGGCGCATGTGAATGTGCTGTCTTCAATGCTGTTTGCCGGGCTTTCGGGATCGGCGGTCGCCGATACATCGGCAATCGGATCGATGCTCATCCCGGCGATGGAAAAGCAGGGCTATACCCGGCGGTTTTCGGCGGCGATCACTGCAGCCAGCTCGGTCATCGGTCCGATCATCCCGCCATCGGGAATCATGATCATCTATGCCTATGTTATGGGGGAAAGCGTTGCCGCCCTGTTCCTGGCCGGAATTGTGCCTGGCATTCTGGTTGGCGTCGGCCTGATGGTGGTGGTGTCCTGGATGGCGGACCGGTATGATTTTCCGGTCGCGACGCGGCGCTACAGCTGGCCGGAACGCGGCAAGGCAAGCCTCAAGGCCTTCTTTCCCCTGATGACGCCGGTGATCATCCTTGGCGGCATTCTTGGCGGCATCTTTACCCCGACCGAGGCGGCGGCGGTCGCGGTCGGCTATGCGATCTTCATCGGTCTGTTCATCATGAAAACGCTTCGCCTTGCCGATCTTCCCGAGGTTCTGGCAAGGGCCGCCACCACCTCGGCGGTGGTGCTGCTTCTTGTCGGCGCGGCGATGGCGTTCAAGACGGTTGTCAGCCTCAGCCATGCGCCGGAAACGCTGGCGGCAATCATCCTGTCGATTACCGACAATCCGCTGATGCTGCTGTTTCTGATCAATATTCTGCTGTTCATTGTCGGCATGTTTCTTGATGCCGGACCAGCGATTATCATCCTTGGCCCAATTCTTGGCCCAATCTTTGTCAGCATGGGGATCGACCCCGTGCATTTCGCCATCATCATGAGTGTGAATCTGACGGTGGGGCTGGCAACACCGCCTATGGGTTTGGTGCTATTTGTGGCATCATCAGTGTCGGGAGAGCGTGTGGAAACCATCGCGCGTGCCATCATACCATTCCTGTTGGTAGAGATCGCAACGATATTCCTCATTACCTATGTCCCGGCAATTTCAATGACAATACCCAGACTGACCGGGTTTGTTGACTAA
- the dctP gene encoding TRAP transporter substrate-binding protein DctP produces MLKRLFSTLLVAAMMAGASLTAYAADYTIRATANSNENDEDYDGLVVFKNYVESASNGAIEVELFIGTQLCSKGAECLQGVADGSIDVYISTSGGAAGIFPYVQVLDLPYLMADDRVAEHVLSGDFTRTMRSMALDDSGGKIRLMTIGNTGGWRNFANTRRRIQNPSDMEGLKIRTVVADLPQELVRALGASPTPIPWPELFTSFQTGVVEGSKNGITDIMGMKFPDAGLKYVTLDGHAYMGALWWMNNEKFTGMPEGLRRVVVDGFSQLQQATFASPKRKSIQAYADFVAGGGDLYVPTPAEKAAFKDAAAPVYDWFKSNVDGGEKIFNALTSAVADAEADINAGRGKDLM; encoded by the coding sequence ATGCTTAAAAGGTTATTTTCCACGCTGCTCGTTGCAGCCATGATGGCTGGAGCATCGCTCACAGCCTATGCGGCGGATTACACAATCCGGGCAACCGCAAACTCGAACGAGAATGACGAGGACTATGACGGTCTGGTTGTTTTCAAGAACTATGTAGAGAGCGCGTCGAACGGCGCCATCGAGGTTGAGCTTTTCATCGGCACGCAGCTTTGCTCCAAGGGCGCAGAGTGCCTGCAGGGTGTCGCTGACGGTTCGATCGATGTCTACATTTCGACCTCGGGCGGTGCCGCCGGCATCTTCCCGTATGTGCAGGTTCTCGATCTGCCGTATCTGATGGCTGACGACCGGGTGGCGGAACATGTTCTGTCCGGCGATTTCACCCGCACCATGCGCTCAATGGCGCTGGATGATTCGGGGGGCAAGATCCGCCTGATGACCATTGGCAACACGGGTGGCTGGCGTAACTTTGCCAACACACGTCGCCGCATCCAGAACCCGTCCGATATGGAAGGGCTGAAGATCCGGACCGTTGTTGCCGACCTGCCGCAGGAGTTGGTTCGTGCGCTTGGTGCATCACCGACACCGATTCCGTGGCCAGAGCTGTTCACCAGCTTCCAGACAGGTGTTGTCGAGGGATCCAAGAACGGCATCACCGACATCATGGGCATGAAATTCCCGGATGCCGGCCTGAAATATGTCACGCTTGACGGCCACGCCTATATGGGTGCCCTGTGGTGGATGAACAACGAAAAGTTCACCGGCATGCCTGAAGGTCTGCGCCGCGTCGTTGTCGACGGATTTTCGCAGCTGCAGCAGGCAACCTTTGCCTCGCCAAAGCGCAAGTCGATCCAGGCCTATGCAGACTTCGTTGCCGGTGGTGGTGACCTCTATGTGCCGACCCCTGCCGAAAAGGCAGCCTTCAAGGACGCAGCCGCACCTGTCTATGACTGGTTCAAGTCCAATGTCGATGGCGGTGAAAAGATCTTCAACGCACTGACATCGGCTGTTGCCGACGCCGAAGCCGACATCAATGCCGGTCGCGGCAAGGACCTGATGTAA
- a CDS encoding TRAP transporter small permease, translating to MAALLIILQPLQWLNDMAGRVGRWLSIGAIAIMVAVILLQVFCRYVLNNALPWPDEAARFMMLWLTGLMAPVALRRGGMVAITGFLEMLPRRIVMVASLMLLVISLMVLVVGANLGLKHVESGWLFASSSLKLPLYLIGMKSVKIKLAWMYMSILTGVFLMILVNVELILRALVVAFGGEGRLRPVPMPGAGSVDDAGSGGA from the coding sequence ATGGCGGCGCTGTTGATCATCCTGCAGCCCCTGCAATGGCTGAATGATATGGCCGGGCGTGTCGGGCGGTGGCTGTCGATCGGGGCTATCGCGATCATGGTGGCGGTGATCCTTCTGCAGGTATTCTGCCGCTATGTCCTGAACAATGCGCTTCCCTGGCCGGATGAGGCGGCCCGTTTCATGATGTTGTGGCTGACCGGCCTGATGGCGCCTGTTGCGCTGCGTCGCGGGGGCATGGTGGCAATCACCGGGTTTCTCGAAATGCTGCCCCGCCGGATCGTCATGGTGGCGTCGCTGATGCTTCTGGTGATTTCGCTGATGGTGCTGGTGGTTGGCGCGAATCTTGGCCTGAAACATGTCGAATCGGGCTGGCTGTTCGCCAGCTCCTCGCTGAAGCTGCCCTTGTATCTGATCGGCATGAAGTCGGTAAAAATCAAACTGGCCTGGATGTATATGTCGATCCTCACCGGGGTCTTCTTGATGATTCTGGTGAATGTCGAGCTGATCCTGCGCGCGCTGGTGGTGGCGTTCGGTGGTGAAGGCAGGTTGCGCCCCGTGCCGATGCCGGGTGCCGGCAGCGTCGATGACGCCGGTAGCGGAGGCGCCTGA